Proteins encoded together in one uncultured Desulfosarcina sp. window:
- a CDS encoding sodium:solute symporter family protein: MQGTTWVYIMLGLYIIYCFYWGLKGYFTEKTSSGYAIAGRSIPFFAFLMASTAASFSGWTFIGHPGAIWKFGLAYAFASFYVITIPITGTFFSKRTWLMGKRYGFITPGDMYAYYYNSEAIRWLVVLAAVLYAVFYSALQLMASAALFNVICGVPITMGALFMGFIVWFYVCTGGLKASTWVGVIQFILLVGGIIILGFYVINAPHFGGWSGFSAKLYALEDKFLQVPKIIDLSLRGQGWTSIYILTYMFALMGIQCSPAFTMWTFGIKSPKPLAWQQAFMSTFVVGFSLFFFATFQGMGAKILQVAGVGKFAAITSDKVVVPLLMQEFLPPFMLGIVFVGAIAAIHSTAAPYIGTGGSILLRDVYWRYVKKQNASNAEQIWVNRVLATVLIIAALGVGLTSKAALVILGALATCFGFIMYILLAGCLWGFRFPTIGAILGMISAMISIFVTYKIIPKPLSMHPAFWGVAVGFVVAYLCRGLGLKDSEETRARQQEVREWLDSVDAPSESGRKWRSAMKVVVPLWYFFAIGPACILANNAFSFCGFPAIWSWQIVWWILGIVMMWALCFKAEMATTNETQIERADTETMIVVRET, translated from the coding sequence ATGCAAGGTACCACTTGGGTTTACATCATGCTCGGCCTGTACATCATCTACTGCTTTTATTGGGGCCTGAAAGGCTATTTCACCGAAAAAACCTCGTCGGGATACGCCATCGCCGGCCGGTCGATTCCCTTTTTCGCCTTTTTGATGGCCTCCACGGCGGCCTCCTTCTCCGGCTGGACCTTCATCGGCCATCCGGGCGCCATCTGGAAGTTCGGGCTGGCCTATGCGTTTGCCTCTTTTTATGTCATCACCATCCCTATTACAGGAACCTTTTTTTCCAAACGCACCTGGCTGATGGGCAAACGCTACGGCTTCATCACGCCCGGAGATATGTACGCGTACTACTATAACAGCGAAGCCATTCGCTGGCTGGTTGTCCTCGCGGCCGTGCTGTACGCCGTGTTCTATTCCGCCCTGCAGCTCATGGCGTCGGCTGCCCTGTTTAACGTCATCTGCGGCGTACCCATTACGATGGGCGCGCTTTTCATGGGCTTCATCGTCTGGTTTTACGTGTGCACCGGCGGTCTGAAAGCGTCCACCTGGGTGGGCGTGATCCAGTTTATCCTGCTGGTCGGCGGGATCATCATCCTCGGTTTTTACGTGATCAATGCACCCCACTTCGGCGGGTGGAGCGGATTCTCGGCCAAACTGTACGCCTTGGAGGACAAATTCCTCCAGGTGCCCAAAATCATCGACTTATCTTTACGGGGCCAAGGCTGGACCTCCATTTACATCCTGACGTATATGTTCGCGCTGATGGGCATCCAATGCTCTCCGGCGTTCACCATGTGGACCTTCGGCATCAAGTCTCCGAAGCCGCTGGCCTGGCAGCAGGCCTTCATGTCCACTTTCGTGGTCGGCTTCTCGCTTTTTTTCTTCGCCACCTTTCAGGGCATGGGCGCCAAAATTCTCCAGGTGGCCGGTGTGGGCAAGTTCGCCGCCATCACCAGCGACAAGGTCGTGGTACCCCTGCTGATGCAGGAATTTCTACCGCCCTTTATGCTGGGCATCGTCTTCGTTGGCGCCATCGCCGCGATCCATTCCACGGCGGCGCCATATATCGGGACGGGCGGCTCGATCCTGCTGCGGGACGTCTATTGGCGCTACGTGAAGAAGCAGAATGCTTCGAACGCTGAGCAGATCTGGGTCAACCGGGTGCTGGCCACAGTCCTGATCATCGCCGCCTTGGGCGTGGGGCTGACCTCCAAGGCTGCCCTGGTGATCCTCGGCGCCTTGGCCACCTGTTTCGGGTTCATCATGTATATCCTGCTGGCCGGCTGCCTGTGGGGCTTCCGGTTTCCGACGATCGGCGCCATTCTGGGCATGATCTCGGCCATGATCTCCATTTTCGTCACCTACAAAATTATTCCGAAGCCCCTCTCCATGCATCCGGCCTTCTGGGGCGTGGCCGTCGGTTTTGTCGTAGCCTACCTTTGCCGCGGGTTGGGCTTGAAGGATAGCGAGGAGACCCGCGCCCGTCAGCAGGAGGTGCGCGAATGGCTGGACAGCGTGGATGCGCCCAGCGAATCGGGCCGCAAGTGGCGCAGCGCCATGAAGGTGGTGGTGCCCCTGTGGTATTTCTTCGCCATCGGGCCGGCCTGTATCCTGGCCAACAACGCCTTTTCCTTCTGTGGGTTCCCGGCCATCTGGTCCTGGCAGATTGTCTGGTGGATTCTGGGCATCGTCATGATGTGGGCCCTGTGCTTCAAGGCGGAGATGGCAACCACCAACGAAACCCAAATCGAACGAGCTGACACAGAGACCATGATCGTGGTCAGGGAGACCTGA
- a CDS encoding response regulator transcription factor: MNAAKTTRILVVEDHPVFIFGLKELLHQEQDLRVCGQAQSVGEAWDKIENLAPDMVIVDITLKGRNGIELIRDIKKHHKHLPVLVLSMHAESLFAERALEAGARGYIVKEEASDSIVGAIRCVLNGEIYASPKLMKTILNRIVTQSDTRQSPLKVLTDRELEVFYAIGIGMSSRQIASKLNLSMKTIGTYRERIKEKLGLANANELIRYTVRWIERHPELKITFLGDDGSTG; this comes from the coding sequence ATGAACGCTGCGAAGACGACCCGCATTCTGGTGGTCGAGGATCATCCGGTCTTTATTTTCGGACTCAAGGAGCTTCTCCATCAGGAGCAGGACCTGAGGGTCTGCGGCCAGGCCCAGAGTGTGGGCGAGGCCTGGGACAAGATCGAGAACCTGGCGCCCGACATGGTCATCGTCGACATTACGTTGAAGGGCCGCAACGGCATCGAGCTGATCCGCGACATCAAAAAGCACCATAAACACCTGCCCGTATTGGTGCTTTCCATGCACGCCGAGTCCCTTTTTGCGGAGCGCGCCCTCGAGGCGGGGGCGCGGGGCTATATCGTCAAGGAAGAAGCCTCCGACAGTATTGTGGGGGCGATCCGCTGTGTCCTTAACGGGGAGATCTATGCCAGCCCCAAACTGATGAAAACGATTCTCAACCGAATCGTGACCCAATCCGATACCCGCCAGTCGCCTTTAAAGGTTCTCACCGACCGGGAGCTGGAGGTCTTTTACGCCATCGGCATCGGCATGTCCTCGCGTCAGATCGCCAGCAAGCTGAACCTCAGCATGAAGACCATCGGCACCTATCGCGAACGGATCAAGGAGAAACTGGGGCTCGCCAACGCCAACGAACTGATCCGCTATACCGTCCGCTGGATCGAACGCCACCCCGAATTGAAGATCACCTTTCTGGGGGATGATGGGTCCACCGGATAG
- a CDS encoding cache domain-containing protein → MKFQHLFTHQSIRNKLLISYFSGFVVALLIGSLVIYFFLRTTLRTNIENELKGSTTSILNLVRTSATISLKNYLRAIVEKNHDIVKQIHQQVQLGLLSEPEAKKRAAILLLSQKIGTSGYIYCLDSQGVLQVHPKPALLGVNISDYSFARDQKQRKSGYLEYDWRNPDEKEERPKALQMTFFEPWDWIISASAYREEANQLVNVDDFRHTILSMRFGRTGYSYVMNSKGNLIIHPQLEGQNISAETDAGGRRFIREILERRSGTITYPWKNPDEQSSRQKLVIFNYIPELDWIVASSSYMDEFYAPLKTLRDLMLAGCMLSLCLFILITLKISAAITSPLKELESKFNHGATGDFSIRMHHEAKDEIGQLADYFNTFMQQLEIYHTNLNREIQETERLEREVMNISEKERLNIGRDLHDDLGPHLIGIEVLVKVLQSKLREQGLPENELAGKIRSLTKEAIGKTRALARGLCPVTIDSQGLRNSLEELAHNVETLFRIDCQLDCNCPVEFPDNTIATHLYYILHEAIHNAIKHGQARLVTIRIRQYEGRYRLIVDDDGVGIDIHQRLPPDGVGMGLRIMSFRAKKIGARLEVGAPAGGGTRIQIDFYESAKTEVQPADPVTPATVQGTVTEPPLLPSRPMEN, encoded by the coding sequence ATGAAATTTCAGCACCTGTTCACCCACCAATCCATCCGCAACAAACTTTTAATCAGCTATTTCAGTGGCTTCGTCGTCGCCCTGCTGATCGGCAGCCTAGTGATCTATTTTTTTCTGCGCACCACCTTGCGGACCAATATCGAAAACGAACTCAAGGGCAGCACCACCTCCATACTCAACCTGGTGCGCACCTCGGCGACCATCTCCCTGAAAAATTACTTGCGCGCCATCGTCGAAAAGAATCATGACATCGTCAAGCAGATCCACCAACAGGTCCAGCTGGGTCTGCTGTCCGAACCCGAGGCTAAAAAACGCGCTGCCATTTTGCTGCTCAGCCAGAAGATCGGCACATCGGGCTATATATACTGTCTTGACAGCCAGGGGGTTCTCCAGGTCCACCCCAAGCCCGCCCTGCTCGGGGTCAACATTTCCGACTATTCCTTTGCCCGGGATCAGAAGCAGCGCAAGTCCGGCTACCTGGAGTATGACTGGCGCAATCCGGACGAAAAGGAAGAGCGCCCCAAGGCGCTGCAGATGACCTTTTTCGAGCCTTGGGATTGGATCATCTCCGCTTCGGCCTATCGCGAGGAGGCCAACCAGCTGGTCAACGTCGACGATTTCCGCCACACCATCCTCTCCATGCGCTTCGGCCGTACCGGCTACTCCTATGTGATGAACTCGAAGGGGAATCTGATCATCCATCCTCAGTTGGAGGGTCAGAACATCAGTGCCGAAACCGATGCGGGCGGCAGGCGGTTCATTCGTGAAATATTGGAGCGCCGCAGCGGCACGATCACTTACCCATGGAAAAATCCCGATGAGCAATCGTCTCGTCAGAAGCTGGTCATCTTCAACTATATCCCCGAACTCGACTGGATCGTGGCCTCCTCCAGTTACATGGATGAGTTTTACGCTCCCTTGAAAACCCTGCGAGACCTGATGCTGGCAGGGTGCATGCTTTCTCTTTGTCTGTTCATCCTCATCACCCTCAAGATCAGCGCCGCGATCACTTCGCCCCTCAAGGAACTGGAAAGCAAATTCAACCATGGCGCCACCGGTGATTTCTCCATCCGCATGCACCACGAGGCCAAGGATGAAATCGGGCAGCTGGCTGATTATTTCAATACCTTCATGCAGCAATTGGAGATCTACCACACGAACCTGAACAGGGAGATCCAGGAGACCGAACGCCTCGAACGAGAGGTGATGAACATCAGCGAGAAGGAACGCCTCAACATCGGACGCGACCTGCACGACGATTTGGGTCCCCACCTGATCGGTATCGAAGTGCTGGTCAAGGTTCTCCAGAGCAAGTTACGGGAACAGGGGCTGCCTGAGAATGAACTGGCGGGCAAGATCCGCAGCCTCACCAAGGAGGCCATCGGAAAAACCCGCGCCCTGGCCAGGGGGTTGTGTCCGGTTACCATTGATTCCCAAGGATTGAGAAATTCTCTTGAAGAACTGGCTCACAACGTAGAGACTTTGTTTCGTATCGATTGTCAGCTCGATTGCAACTGCCCGGTAGAGTTCCCCGACAACACCATCGCCACCCATCTTTACTACATCCTGCACGAGGCGATCCACAATGCCATCAAACACGGTCAGGCCCGGCTCGTAACCATCCGCATCCGGCAGTATGAAGGCCGCTATCGCCTGATCGTCGATGACGACGGCGTCGGCATCGATATCCATCAGCGTCTTCCCCCCGACGGCGTGGGCATGGGGCTGCGCATCATGAGCTTCCGCGCCAAGAAAATAGGCGCCCGCCTGGAGGTCGGAGCCCCTGCGGGGGGCGGCACCCGGATTCAGATCGATTTCTATGAGAGCGCAAAAACGGAGGTGCAACCAGCCGACCCGGTGACGCCGGCCACGGTCCAGGGGACCGTCACCGAGCCGCCGCTGCTTCCATCCCGGCCGATGGAGAACTGA
- a CDS encoding hydrogenase iron-sulfur subunit, translated as MSVGHLFTPRIIGFVCHWUAYGAADLAGVSRLQYTPDIRLVRVMCSGRVDLAHILRAFANGVDGVFVGGCRLGECNYITHGNFHALNLVLLAKKILARIGLDPERLRVAFMSAGEGNRFAEVVDDFTKTVKAIGPLGQAEGLDQNSLDAELVEVSRLVPYIKIEKHAKLTARLENESEYADHFTDEEIDQLLGEVVSYYIDPEKCQACMICRRRCPVDAIDGGKNRIHVIDQDRCIKCGTCLDACPSRFGAVDKIVGTPVPPSPGPDKRVLVRKSTAGIQR; from the coding sequence ATGTCTGTCGGACACTTGTTTACTCCCAGGATCATCGGGTTTGTCTGTCATTGGTGAGCGTACGGGGCAGCTGACCTGGCTGGAGTTTCCAGACTACAATATACACCGGATATCCGGCTCGTCCGGGTGATGTGTTCGGGCCGGGTGGACCTCGCCCATATCCTGCGGGCCTTTGCCAACGGCGTGGACGGCGTCTTTGTCGGTGGCTGCCGGTTGGGGGAGTGCAACTACATCACCCATGGCAACTTCCACGCCCTCAACCTTGTGCTGCTGGCCAAAAAGATCCTGGCCCGCATCGGCCTGGACCCCGAGCGATTGCGGGTCGCCTTCATGTCCGCCGGCGAAGGCAACCGCTTTGCAGAGGTGGTGGACGATTTTACCAAAACGGTCAAGGCGATCGGGCCATTGGGGCAAGCCGAGGGCCTGGACCAGAATTCTTTGGACGCTGAACTGGTCGAGGTTTCCCGGCTGGTGCCCTACATCAAGATCGAAAAACATGCCAAGCTGACCGCCCGTCTTGAAAACGAATCCGAGTACGCCGACCATTTTACCGATGAGGAGATCGATCAACTGCTCGGCGAAGTGGTCTCCTACTATATCGACCCGGAGAAATGCCAGGCCTGCATGATCTGCCGGCGCCGCTGCCCGGTGGATGCCATCGACGGCGGCAAAAACCGCATTCACGTGATCGACCAGGACCGCTGTATCAAATGCGGCACCTGCCTGGATGCCTGCCCTTCCCGGTTCGGGGCGGTCGATAAAATCGTCGGCACGCCGGTGCCGCCTTCTCCGGGTCCGGATAAACGTGTGCTGGTGAGGAAATCCACCGCCGGAATTCAACGATAA
- a CDS encoding FAD-dependent oxidoreductase produces the protein MIAQLCQTWGKDRFGDVMVVGGGISGIQASLDLATAGFKVYLVEKSPAIGGHMAQLDKTYPTNDCSMUILSPKLVEVGRHPNIEVFSYTEVDGVEGEAGDFTVTLTKKPRYIIEEKCTGCTTCVEYCPVEYPDRFNQDISSNKAVHIYFAQAIPLIAYIDESCLYLKEKKCRICEGVCQNDAIDLHQTPQKLEINVAAIVLAPGYDVYDPSVKGEYGYRRLANVVTSMDYERLMCATGPYEGEILRGSDKAHPGNVAWIQCVGSRRVTKGDNSYCSATCCTYTQKQVILTKDHDAETACTIFHNDVRSYGKGFEAYYQRAQQLPGVRFIRSYVSIVGEDPETKNVIVRYATEADGVKEENFDMVVLSVGLGPPADYRGLADTFGIAVNEHGFCRIDSSNPMATSRPGIFVSGAFQGPMDIPESVFTASASGSQCGQLLDYRRGKLTRAKVYPPEKDAAGQTPRIGVFVCHCGTNIGRVVDVPATVDYALTLPNVVHTQEQLFSCATNSMKEIVDTIVEKDLNRVVVAACSPRTLEPLFRDTLREAGINQYYYDMANIREHCSWCHSKEKEAATRKARDITRMSVARSAALEPLQEFDLPVNKAALVVGGGLAGMTCALSIADQGHEAYLLEKQSELGGTARRIPSTLDGQDVRALVDEQVQRVYRHPLIHVYHEAVITEATGYVGNFVTRLTSERGPAAIEHGAVVIAVGAEEYKPTEYLYGENERVVTHLELGERMAAKDETVTGAQSVVMIQCVGCRNEDRNYCSRVCCGHSIKNALKLKDLNPGMDVAIAFRDMRTYGFNEEYYREASQKEIRFIRWTPEEPPRVEAAKSAGRPVVRVVLRDPILGQQLAIDADLLVLAAAIVPASSAQEIARFFKVPLGPDGFFQEAHVKLRPVEFAADGVFLCGMAHYPKHIPEAINQAYGAAGRVLTLLSHDIVTVSGSVCEVAEKRCMGCGACVEVCTYGAIELRKTKQGKKAIVNPVICKGDGLCNAVCPTGAIVLKHFTDREIWGQVDALTNEEQNSFQREKSEAESAVSR, from the coding sequence ATGATCGCGCAGTTGTGTCAGACATGGGGAAAGGACCGGTTCGGGGACGTCATGGTAGTCGGCGGCGGGATCAGCGGCATCCAGGCCTCCCTGGATCTGGCCACCGCCGGTTTCAAGGTCTACCTGGTCGAAAAATCTCCCGCCATCGGCGGCCACATGGCGCAGTTGGACAAGACCTACCCGACCAACGACTGCTCGATGTGAATCCTGTCGCCTAAACTGGTCGAGGTCGGCCGGCATCCTAACATAGAGGTTTTCTCCTACACCGAGGTCGACGGTGTCGAGGGAGAGGCCGGCGACTTTACGGTCACGCTGACCAAGAAGCCGCGCTACATCATCGAGGAGAAGTGCACGGGCTGCACCACCTGCGTGGAGTACTGCCCGGTGGAGTACCCGGATCGTTTCAATCAGGACATCTCCAGCAACAAGGCGGTGCACATTTACTTTGCCCAGGCCATTCCGTTGATCGCCTATATCGATGAGAGCTGCCTCTACCTCAAAGAGAAGAAGTGCCGCATCTGTGAAGGGGTGTGTCAAAACGACGCCATCGACCTGCATCAGACGCCGCAGAAACTGGAAATCAACGTGGCGGCCATCGTCCTGGCGCCCGGCTACGATGTGTACGACCCGTCTGTCAAGGGCGAATATGGCTACCGGCGGTTGGCCAACGTGGTCACCAGCATGGACTACGAGCGGCTGATGTGCGCCACCGGCCCTTACGAAGGCGAAATCCTGCGCGGTTCCGACAAGGCGCATCCGGGCAACGTGGCCTGGATCCAGTGTGTGGGCTCCCGGCGGGTCACGAAAGGGGACAACAGCTACTGCTCGGCCACCTGCTGCACCTACACCCAGAAACAGGTGATCCTGACCAAGGACCACGATGCCGAAACCGCCTGCACCATTTTCCATAACGACGTGCGTTCCTATGGCAAGGGATTCGAGGCCTATTACCAGCGCGCCCAACAGCTCCCCGGCGTGCGGTTTATCCGCAGCTATGTCTCCATCGTGGGCGAAGACCCGGAAACCAAAAACGTCATCGTCCGCTACGCCACCGAGGCCGACGGCGTCAAGGAGGAAAACTTCGACATGGTCGTTCTGTCCGTGGGATTGGGGCCGCCCGCCGATTACCGGGGGCTGGCCGACACCTTCGGCATCGCGGTCAACGAACACGGGTTCTGCCGGATCGATTCGTCCAATCCCATGGCGACCTCGCGGCCGGGGATTTTCGTGAGCGGCGCCTTCCAGGGGCCCATGGACATCCCCGAATCGGTGTTTACCGCCAGCGCCTCCGGTTCCCAGTGCGGGCAGCTGCTCGACTACCGGAGGGGCAAACTGACCCGGGCCAAGGTCTATCCGCCGGAAAAAGATGCCGCCGGGCAGACCCCGCGCATCGGTGTGTTTGTCTGCCATTGCGGCACCAATATCGGCCGGGTGGTGGATGTGCCGGCCACGGTCGACTATGCCCTGACCCTGCCCAATGTGGTCCACACCCAGGAGCAGCTTTTCTCCTGCGCGACCAACTCCATGAAAGAGATCGTCGACACCATCGTGGAAAAAGATCTCAACCGGGTGGTGGTGGCCGCCTGCAGCCCAAGGACCCTGGAGCCCCTTTTTCGGGACACCCTGCGCGAGGCGGGCATCAATCAATACTACTACGACATGGCCAATATCCGCGAGCACTGCTCATGGTGCCATTCCAAGGAGAAGGAGGCCGCCACCCGCAAGGCCAGGGACATTACCCGCATGTCGGTGGCCCGGTCGGCGGCTTTAGAGCCGCTGCAGGAGTTCGACCTGCCGGTCAACAAGGCGGCCCTGGTGGTCGGCGGCGGACTGGCCGGCATGACCTGTGCGCTCTCCATTGCCGACCAGGGACACGAAGCCTACCTGCTGGAAAAGCAATCCGAACTGGGGGGCACGGCCCGGCGGATTCCGTCTACCCTGGACGGACAGGATGTGCGGGCACTGGTGGATGAGCAGGTGCAGCGCGTGTACCGTCACCCTTTGATTCACGTCTACCACGAGGCCGTCATCACGGAGGCCACCGGCTATGTGGGCAATTTCGTCACCCGCCTGACCTCCGAAAGGGGACCGGCGGCCATCGAACACGGCGCTGTGGTCATCGCCGTGGGCGCCGAAGAGTACAAGCCCACCGAATACCTGTACGGGGAGAACGAAAGGGTGGTCACCCACCTCGAACTGGGCGAGCGGATGGCAGCCAAAGACGAAACGGTCACCGGGGCCCAGAGCGTGGTGATGATTCAGTGCGTCGGCTGTCGCAACGAGGACCGCAATTACTGCAGCCGGGTATGCTGCGGCCACAGCATCAAAAATGCCCTCAAACTCAAGGACCTCAATCCCGGGATGGACGTCGCCATTGCTTTCCGGGACATGCGGACCTACGGGTTCAATGAGGAGTACTACCGCGAGGCGTCCCAAAAAGAGATCCGCTTCATCCGTTGGACCCCGGAAGAACCGCCCCGGGTGGAAGCGGCCAAAAGCGCCGGCCGGCCGGTAGTGCGTGTGGTGCTCCGCGATCCCATTTTAGGGCAGCAGCTGGCCATTGACGCCGATCTGCTGGTCCTGGCCGCAGCCATCGTGCCCGCCTCCAGCGCGCAGGAGATTGCCCGTTTTTTCAAGGTGCCCCTGGGGCCGGACGGTTTTTTCCAGGAGGCCCACGTCAAGCTCAGGCCGGTGGAGTTTGCCGCCGACGGGGTCTTTTTGTGCGGCATGGCCCATTATCCCAAGCATATTCCCGAGGCGATCAACCAGGCCTATGGAGCCGCCGGGCGCGTCCTGACCCTGCTTTCCCACGATATTGTCACCGTTTCCGGATCGGTTTGCGAGGTGGCCGAGAAAAGATGCATGGGCTGCGGCGCCTGCGTCGAGGTCTGCACCTATGGCGCCATCGAGCTGCGCAAAACCAAGCAGGGCAAGAAGGCCATCGTCAATCCGGTGATCTGCAAGGGCGACGGTCTGTGCAACGCGGTCTGTCCCACCGGCGCCATCGTTTTAAAGCATTTCACTGACCGGGAGATCTGGGGACAGGTCGATGCCCTGACAAACGAGGAGCAGAACTCTTTTCAACGAGAGAAATCGGAAGCAGAGTCCGCCGTTTCCAGATGA
- a CDS encoding (Fe-S)-binding protein, which yields METVADYKEIVDEIKANGGENFTRCYQCGLCDAVCPWNRLIDFSMRRVVRQATFGMTDIESEDIWRCTTCGLCPQQCPRDVGQIDSGISLRRLATEYGIFPNAVKPLRSVSASLSGAGNPLGEDRQARGDWGKELSVKPFEEGMALLYFSGCYLSYDPRLKKVARATATILNSAGIDYGILGSRESCCGESIRKTGNEELFKRLARENIKAFVDSGVKKILVSSPHCYHTFKNEYPEFMVHFDVVHVAQFLAQLIDDGRLVFSGEYARTVTYHDPCYLGRHNGVYDEPRRVLAQIPGLTLVELPESRQTSLCCGGGGGRIWMETVKGERFSDLRVAQAVETGAEVLATACPYCIANFEDSRLALKDENAPEIKDITEIVAEAI from the coding sequence GTGGAGACGGTAGCCGACTATAAAGAGATCGTCGACGAGATCAAGGCCAATGGCGGCGAGAACTTCACCCGCTGCTATCAGTGCGGGTTGTGCGATGCGGTCTGCCCGTGGAACCGGTTGATCGATTTCAGCATGCGCAGGGTCGTCCGGCAGGCGACCTTCGGCATGACCGATATCGAGAGCGAGGATATCTGGCGCTGCACGACCTGCGGACTTTGCCCCCAGCAGTGCCCCCGGGATGTGGGCCAGATCGATTCGGGCATTTCCCTGCGCCGGCTGGCCACGGAATATGGCATCTTTCCCAACGCCGTCAAACCGCTGCGGTCGGTCAGCGCCAGTTTGAGCGGGGCCGGCAACCCCCTGGGAGAAGATCGGCAGGCCCGGGGGGACTGGGGCAAGGAGCTTTCCGTCAAACCCTTTGAAGAGGGGATGGCGCTGCTCTATTTTTCCGGTTGCTACCTCAGTTACGACCCCCGGTTGAAAAAGGTCGCCCGGGCCACCGCCACGATTCTCAACAGCGCCGGCATCGACTACGGCATTCTGGGCAGCCGGGAGAGCTGCTGCGGCGAGAGCATTCGCAAAACCGGCAACGAAGAACTGTTCAAACGCCTGGCCCGGGAAAACATCAAGGCTTTCGTCGACAGCGGCGTGAAGAAAATCCTGGTCTCTTCCCCGCACTGCTACCATACCTTCAAGAACGAATACCCCGAATTCATGGTGCACTTCGACGTGGTGCATGTGGCCCAGTTCCTGGCGCAGCTTATCGATGACGGGCGGCTGGTTTTTTCCGGCGAATACGCCCGCACGGTTACCTATCATGACCCCTGCTACCTGGGGCGCCACAACGGCGTCTACGACGAACCCCGCAGGGTCCTTGCGCAGATACCCGGCCTGACGCTGGTGGAACTGCCCGAATCCCGGCAGACCAGCCTCTGCTGCGGGGGTGGCGGCGGCCGCATCTGGATGGAAACCGTCAAGGGCGAGCGCTTTTCCGATCTGCGGGTGGCGCAGGCCGTCGAAACCGGTGCCGAGGTGCTGGCCACGGCCTGCCCCTACTGCATCGCCAATTTCGAAGACAGCCGCCTGGCCTTAAAGGATGAAAACGCGCCGGAGATCAAGGATATTACGGAGATTGTGGCGGAGGCAATATAA
- a CDS encoding (4Fe-4S)-binding protein codes for MATEKKIVKTIKINADLCNGCRACEMICSAFHAQPKYSSNNPARARIRVLRHPLQDIYVPVYAGESAGAECAGRDKYIIDGKEYDECAFCRAPCPSRADFKEPDSGLPLKCDMCEGEEEPLCVKWCITDALVLEEREEEVEVAAEQEDLDMGLESLAEKYGLEKVVDAVARMAMAKKG; via the coding sequence ATGGCCACCGAAAAAAAGATCGTCAAGACCATCAAAATCAACGCCGACCTGTGCAACGGCTGCCGGGCCTGCGAGATGATCTGTTCGGCTTTTCACGCCCAGCCCAAATACTCCAGCAACAATCCGGCGCGGGCCCGCATTCGCGTGCTGCGGCATCCGCTGCAGGATATCTACGTGCCGGTCTATGCCGGCGAGTCCGCCGGAGCCGAGTGCGCGGGTCGGGACAAGTATATCATCGACGGCAAGGAGTACGACGAGTGCGCCTTCTGCCGGGCGCCGTGTCCCTCCAGGGCCGATTTCAAGGAGCCCGATTCCGGGCTGCCCCTGAAATGCGACATGTGCGAAGGCGAAGAGGAGCCCCTGTGCGTCAAATGGTGCATCACGGACGCCTTGGTCCTCGAAGAGCGGGAGGAAGAAGTTGAAGTGGCGGCCGAACAGGAGGATCTGGATATGGGCCTCGAATCCCTGGCCGAGAAGTATGGGCTGGAGAAGGTTGTCGACGCAGTGGCCAGGATGGCTATGGCGAAAAAAGGCTGA